A window of the Pyrodictium abyssi genome harbors these coding sequences:
- a CDS encoding cation transporter: MPPLRCRRAVLDRGLLAVALLSLAGAAVKIYGSLVYGSRALLVDALTCAANMAALAAMLWYLHVSRAPPDEDHPYGHQRLRYGGALASLSAYMFVAGASAAALVYSLGGYTVEAGSTAAALAGSAFYAAAIYVARGIDPVLRVYAGFTASELIESGVTAASSWLGASLGYLYDLAGGVAILAYLLHEAVETHHKLMKIFADTAAPQHFYELVEREALLRGLHPVRVRLRMVDEKHCSGDLIVVPEEGMPPDVADILADELQQELHSHGCDVVIHVGLQERRNSNQSRRNGGKHYN, translated from the coding sequence GTGCCTCCCCTGAGGTGCCGCCGGGCTGTGCTAGACCGGGGCCTACTCGCGGTAGCCCTCCTCAGCCTCGCGGGCGCTGCTGTGAAGATCTACGGCTCGCTCGTCTACGGCAGCCGTGCGCTGCTCGTGGACGCGCTCACCTGCGCTGCGAACATGGCTGCGCTCGCGGCCATGCTCTGGTACCTCCACGTCTCCCGTGCCCCGCCGGACGAGGACCACCCCTACGGGCACCAGAGGCTGCGCTACGGCGGCGCGCTCGCCAGCCTCTCCGCGTACATGTTCGTGGCCGGTGCTTCGGCGGCGGCGCTGGTCTACAGCCTCGGCGGCTACACGGTGGAGGCGGGCAGCACGGCAGCCGCCCTGGCAGGCAGCGCGTTCTACGCAGCCGCGATATACGTGGCCCGGGGCATCGACCCCGTGCTCCGGGTCTACGCGGGCTTCACGGCGAGCGAGCTGATAGAGAGCGGCGTCACGGCTGCGAGTAGCTGGCTCGGCGCAAGCCTAGGCTACCTCTACGACCTAGCCGGCGGCGTGGCCATCCTCGCCTACCTGCTCCACGAGGCCGTGGAGACCCACCACAAGCTGATGAAGATATTCGCCGACACTGCTGCTCCACAGCACTTCTACGAGCTGGTCGAGCGCGAGGCGCTGCTCCGCGGCCTACACCCCGTCCGTGTCAGGCTCCGCATGGTGGACGAGAAGCACTGCAGCGGAGACCTCATAGTGGTGCCCGAGGAGGGCATGCCCCCGGACGTGGCCGATATACTAGCCGACGAGCTACAGCAGGAGCTACACAGCCACGGCTGCGACGTCGTCATACACGTAGGGCTACAGGAGCGCCGCAACAGCAACCAGAGCCGGAGAAACGGCGGGAAGCACTATAACTGA
- the coaBC gene encoding bifunctional phosphopantothenoylcysteine decarboxylase/phosphopantothenate--cysteine ligase CoaBC, whose amino-acid sequence MTRGWEPTLWGRVHPSSGIVGERGGDLGGRCLALGVTGSAAIYRSLDLARLLMRYGAAVRVVMTRAAAELVSPTLFEWATGLPAVTELTGAIEHVSLARLCDAVLVAPASLDTLAEIAGFRASTPVSALVQEAAGLGKPVLLAPAMHLGMWRRARGLVEELERQGFHVMRPVVEGEQAKYPPVELVAWWAEALVTRGRDLEGLRVLVTAGPTREHIDPVRVVTNPSTGKMGVYLALEAAWRGARVTLVHGPLCTGLPGGWQGYLQETVAVETSEEMRRAVLERIHGVDVALYAAAVADYRPARVQQAKLPTAAGRLTLELEPTPKIVTEAVRAAPGAVHVGFAAETAAGDEELEERAREKLERYMLDAVAANNALEPGAAFASDTNRLLVVTWRGERHEIPMMHKRMAARRLLDIAAKLRREGPRPRA is encoded by the coding sequence TTGACGCGGGGCTGGGAGCCTACGCTCTGGGGCCGTGTGCACCCGAGTAGCGGTATCGTGGGCGAGCGGGGCGGCGACCTGGGGGGCCGCTGCCTGGCCCTGGGCGTGACGGGGAGCGCCGCGATCTACCGTAGCCTTGACCTGGCCCGGCTCCTCATGCGGTACGGCGCGGCCGTGCGCGTAGTCATGACCCGGGCTGCGGCGGAGCTGGTCTCGCCCACGCTCTTCGAGTGGGCCACCGGGCTGCCGGCCGTCACCGAGCTCACCGGCGCCATCGAGCACGTGTCGCTCGCCCGGCTCTGCGACGCGGTGCTAGTGGCGCCAGCCAGCCTGGACACCCTGGCGGAGATAGCCGGGTTCCGGGCCTCCACCCCGGTCTCGGCTCTCGTCCAGGAGGCTGCTGGGCTCGGCAAGCCGGTGCTCCTCGCCCCGGCTATGCACCTCGGCATGTGGAGGCGGGCCCGTGGGCTCGTCGAGGAGCTGGAGCGGCAGGGCTTCCACGTGATGAGGCCCGTGGTGGAGGGGGAGCAGGCGAAGTACCCCCCGGTAGAGCTGGTAGCATGGTGGGCCGAGGCCCTCGTGACAAGGGGCAGGGACCTGGAGGGCCTCCGGGTGCTGGTCACCGCGGGGCCTACGCGGGAGCACATCGACCCGGTGAGGGTGGTCACGAACCCCTCTACGGGGAAGATGGGCGTCTACCTGGCCCTCGAGGCTGCGTGGCGCGGGGCAAGAGTAACGCTGGTCCACGGCCCGCTCTGCACCGGGCTCCCCGGTGGCTGGCAAGGCTACCTCCAAGAGACCGTGGCCGTGGAGACCAGCGAGGAGATGAGGCGAGCAGTCCTCGAGAGGATACACGGCGTAGACGTAGCGCTCTACGCCGCCGCAGTCGCCGACTACCGGCCAGCCCGCGTGCAGCAAGCCAAGCTGCCGACAGCCGCCGGCCGACTCACGCTCGAGCTCGAGCCCACCCCCAAGATAGTCACAGAGGCCGTGAGAGCCGCACCCGGCGCCGTCCACGTAGGCTTCGCCGCGGAGACAGCGGCGGGCGACGAGGAGCTAGAGGAGCGGGCACGGGAGAAGCTAGAACGCTACATGCTGGACGCAGTCGCCGCCAACAACGCACTAGAGCCCGGCGCCGCCTTCGCCAGCGACACCAACCGGCTACTCGTGGTGACCTGGCGCGGCGAGCGCCACGAGATACCCATGATGCATAAGCGGATGGCCGCCCGCCGCCTACTAGACATCGCCGCAAAACTCCGCCGCGAGGGGCCGAGACCCAGAGCCTAG
- a CDS encoding zinc ribbon domain-containing protein encodes MEAVSSLHRRSARIVLDWSRKVAKYLVLKARKTKAAIAVEELEKLWHNASQKSSTLADRLSKFAYRKLLQAIEAKAVEYNVPIVYVDPRSTSKKCPVCGFPLRYWHRLAECPKCGFRADRDTVGAMNVYKKALKAIALSPGSEGSWGGDGRNPTGPRSAYMTR; translated from the coding sequence TTGGAGGCCGTTAGCTCTCTCCACCGTAGGAGCGCCAGGATAGTCCTCGACTGGTCTAGAAAGGTCGCCAAGTATCTTGTGCTTAAAGCCAGGAAAACAAAGGCCGCTATAGCTGTCGAGGAGCTAGAGAAGCTGTGGCACAACGCCTCGCAGAAGTCCAGCACGCTGGCAGACAGACTGTCAAAGTTCGCGTATAGGAAGCTACTCCAAGCTATCGAGGCTAAGGCTGTAGAGTACAATGTGCCAATAGTCTACGTAGACCCGAGGAGCACGAGTAAGAAGTGCCCAGTATGCGGCTTCCCATTAAGATACTGGCACAGGCTAGCAGAGTGCCCCAAGTGCGGGTTCAGGGCGGACAGGGACACCGTGGGAGCAATGAACGTCTACAAGAAGGCCCTCAAAGCCATAGCCCTCAGCCCAGGGTCTGAGGGCTCCTGGGGCGGTGACGGACGAAACCCGACCGGGCCCCGGTCAGCATACATGACCCGATGA
- a CDS encoding GH12 family glycosyl hydrolase domain-containing protein, whose amino-acid sequence MVVNYSLAWYAPGLPVNFAVDSWLTREEWARGVEDGLEIMVWLYNDSLTPGGRHVAAITVTAIVDNTCRELVFDIYRDRRGWDKWSWDFVAFVAREPIRAGMVAIPFGVFVKEALEAANRDPTGLYLEDVEVGWSSEAPWSGRRSSSGGSTSSGWSRWTGRCWLRVAGLCPSAAVEYCDENRNQDGDRDGDSHGSRDRNNVAQGDRDSNGSSHRDYYCDRNEHRHLCVNYDLHGNGYRDRVRNCQRERGTHKHGDSQIRSDRYP is encoded by the coding sequence GTGGTGGTGAACTATAGCCTGGCCTGGTACGCGCCGGGGCTGCCCGTAAACTTTGCGGTGGACTCGTGGCTGACCCGCGAAGAGTGGGCAAGGGGCGTGGAGGACGGCCTAGAAATCATGGTGTGGCTCTACAATGATAGCCTAACCCCTGGCGGCAGGCATGTAGCCGCTATAACGGTTACAGCGATAGTGGATAATACCTGCCGGGAACTGGTCTTCGACATCTACCGTGATAGGCGGGGCTGGGATAAGTGGAGCTGGGACTTCGTGGCCTTTGTGGCCCGGGAGCCTATCCGCGCGGGGATGGTGGCTATACCCTTTGGCGTCTTCGTCAAAGAGGCGCTGGAGGCAGCTAACCGGGATCCGACGGGCCTATACCTCGAGGACGTGGAGGTGGGGTGGAGTTCGGAAGCCCCGTGGTCAGGGAGGCGCAGCTCGAGTGGTGGGTCTACGAGTTCGGGCTGGAGCCGGTGGACAGGCCGATGCTGGCTGAGAGTAGCGGGGCTGTGCCCTAGCGCTGCTGTTGAGTACTGTGACGAGAACCGTAACCAGGACGGTGACAGAGACGGCGACAGCCACGGTAGTAGAGACCGTAACAACGTCGCTCAGGGAGACAGAGACAGTAACGGTTCCAGTCATAGAGACTACTACTGTGACCGTAACGAACACCGTCACCTCTGTGTCAACTACGACCTCCACGGTAACGGCTACAGAGACCGTGTACGTAACTGTCAGAGAGAAAGAGGTACACACAAGCACGGTGACAGCCAAATCCGGAGTGACCGTTACCCGTGA
- a CDS encoding PaREP1 family protein → MLTEQLEQPLPKPRRDLVGYASARVLEALLEGILALEFLKRGYTRNAAGKAFQAWRALTGALLALERDKLVESLRSEEQRRWLEKAIPRVPSSRLKPLSQLLERAGIPYYSSLTDKALSLHDYQYHGPDPDLELSKYRGRGEAVYDILVLLAELARVTEERVKPRLQEASRWTRDHEEALQRLQERLATSR, encoded by the coding sequence ATGCTAACAGAACAGCTGGAACAGCCCCTACCCAAGCCCCGCCGCGACCTCGTGGGCTACGCTTCTGCCCGTGTCCTGGAGGCCCTGCTAGAGGGTATACTGGCCCTGGAGTTCCTCAAGCGGGGCTACACCAGGAACGCAGCCGGCAAAGCCTTCCAGGCCTGGAGGGCGCTAACCGGAGCGCTGCTGGCCCTGGAGAGGGACAAGCTAGTGGAGAGCCTAAGGAGCGAGGAGCAGAGGAGATGGCTCGAGAAGGCGATACCCCGGGTGCCTTCGTCGAGGCTTAAGCCGCTGAGCCAGCTCCTGGAGAGAGCAGGGATCCCCTACTATAGCTCGCTAACCGATAAGGCGCTGAGCCTCCACGACTACCAGTATCATGGCCCGGATCCGGACCTGGAGCTCAGCAAGTACCGGGGCCGCGGGGAGGCGGTGTACGATATACTAGTACTGCTAGCAGAGCTAGCCAGGGTTACCGAGGAGCGGGTGAAGCCCCGGCTACAGGAGGCAAGCAGGTGGACCCGGGACCACGAGGAGGCGCTCCAGAGGCTCCAGGAGAGACTAGCCACCAGCCGCTAG